Genomic DNA from Candidatus Hydrogenedentota bacterium:
GGAAAGCGGCTACGACATTCGGACCGTCCAAGAACTTCTCGGTCGCAAGGACGTGAAGACCACCATGATTTACACCCATGTCCTGATCCGGGGAGGCAAGGGCGTCAAGAGTCCGGTGGACGATTTGTAGAGGAGAAACCAAGGTGTCTTATACAGAAACCATATATCCCCCCGCGTTCGGTGCAGAAAATGGACTAAGATTCTGCAAGTGCTGTAGTTACGACAGAATAGCAGGCGGGGTCTTATGCCGCGATGTCGCGGCCCAAAGGTGTTATGAAGAAACCATATAACCATTGTTAGGAGGATGAAACATGAAACGAAGGGATGAACAGATGATCAATCTGCTCAAGTCAGATCAGATACCTGAGATTCAACGACCATCATGGCTCAATGAAAACGTCATAAACGGTTCTTTTCCATTCAGAGACATCCTCAATGAATCAGTTTTCTACCCTGCTTCAGGACTGGACAGCGATCCTATAATGCACCTCGGTCACTATTTTTGGAGTTTCGTTTATGCAGATTACGGATACACGCCTGAATCGATTTTAGCCGCACTTGACCCAGCTCCATTCATGGGCGAGCTACGAGGAGGCTACAGTTTAATTTGTCGAAGAAGCCTAACCGAAGATGAGTTGCCTCTCACTCGATGGAATGATGAAAGTTCGTGCTGGCTTGAAGGAGGCAATAACCGAGAGGCGCGGGAGAGAGCAACGCCTCCGTTTGCAGAATGGGCGTTGCTGGAGCGAAACTATGGTTCGGACAAACCAAGAGAGCTAATGAGTCTTCTGTTCGTAGGGGCGGATGGCGTAACCTTATTCAAGAAGTTATATGTCGAAAACAAGGTAGCGCCTGCTTGTATCGCTATTATTCAGCCCGGAGACGGAATGGGTGACCAGAATTGGACTGACTTCAGTAACCCAAACGCCTACCTTGCGCAAGCCGCCATCGAAAATCCTGCAGGTAGTCCCCGTTTTCTGCTTTACGGCGGCAACGGAAGAGTCGAATGGTATAAGCAATGTTGCTGGTCTGGATACGACAGGCGTGTTGCTTGGCCGTTGGCGAGAAGAGACTTCGTCCCTGGAAATCCTTTACCTCACAGCCGTGATGGTGCACTTGGCTTGTTCGAGCGAATCGTCTAACAACCGCATTAACTTGGACTAGCAATTCCGCTGCGCTCCATTGCCAGCCGGTTATGCAGAGCGTTAGGAGTAAGAATGATATCAACCAAATTTTCCTATACTCTAAAGGTTCATAACAGCGTATATCCGATTCACAAATACCTATTCAACACAATAGAACTTCATTATAAGGATATGAACATAATTAACTGGCAGGTCGGTTCAAGTGAAAAAAAAGCAATCCATAATGATAAGAATCATTATCAAACTGATGTTGTAATAGAAATCACAATAAAACAGAACCAGGATTTATTTAATGTAAAGAGCAGATTATTTATTATCTTATCTTTAGATCCAAATCTTGAAATTTTAAGGCAAGAGTGCGATCCAAAGGATATTTACGCTTGAAACTTTCTCCTAACATCTGTATCAACTTGGGTTGGCAAGTTTCCGCAACTCGGCGTGGAACCGTTTGCGGGTGCGGATGACAGTGGAGATGAAATTCGACCTGGACTTGCGCTCCACAGCCACCCGCGTTTCGCTGCCGACGAGCGAATAGTCCCCGGCAGGGAGGGCGCGCCGAACCGTTTCGAAGCGTTCGGGGTCAAAGGTGTAGGGCTGTTGTTCCCGCGTGTCTATGACGATGTTGATACGTTCCATCAGAAGGGGATGAGATCGCCTTTGGCGTCCCGTGCAGGTTCGCCATCGTTGACGTCAATCTCGATACGCCGGTTGAGATAAATATTCTCATTCTCCCCGCGGGTGCGCTTCGTAACCTCCAGCGTCAAGTCGAGCAGGTCATTGAGACGCTCCGGCAGGTCGGACAATTTCTCGAGTTCGAGACCGCAGGTGTGCAGATCGTTCTTCAGCCACTTGATGTTTTCCTTGGACGCCATGACGTTGTTGCGCCACAGCAGACGTCCCGCGTGAGTGGGCGCGAGAATCTTCAGCGTCCATTTGAGCATGGGGTTGCCTGAGGACTTGGCCCGAGACAGTTCGACGTGTTCCACCATCACCTGGTACTTGCCGTCGGGCACGGTATCAAACTCCCGGTCTTCGACCTCAGCGCTATCGTAGTCGTCATCGAACTGGCTGAGGTCTATGTCTTCGTGTTCGTTCTGGGGGTAGCCGGTTGTTTCCATGAGCAGGTCTCCTTACTTGCCGGTCTTCGCCGTTTTGGCGGCCGGGACTGGGTTTGGTTGGCCGGCTCCCGCCGACGTACCATGCTGGTTATTGTTTTCAAAGGCTTCCGCGAATGCGGGGAAATCCAGGGGTATGATCTCCGGCAGGCGGCCGAAGCGGTCGCCGGCATCGTAATTCGGGCTGGGTTTGGTGCGGATAACACGGCGGCATACGCGCTGCCCATTCTCATTCTGCACCGCCTCGATGTCACAATAGAGAATCAGGTCCACCAGGCCGATGACGATCTGCCGGAAGGATTCGGAAAGTGTTGGTACTGTCCGTGTGACGGTGCCGGTCCGGGTTTCCAGGTCACGGTCCTGGGAATGGCTGATGAGGATCAGGCCGTATGGTAGATGCGCCAGCTTGGTCAGTACCCGGTAGATTTCATTTTTAATTAGTCCGTAAATCTTGCCGTGAGAGCCGTCGGACTCGTGCTCGATGCCGCGCTTCTGGCAGATATGGTCGGCACAGAGGCGGTAGAGCACATCAATCGTGTCAATGACCACCGTCTTGAACGGGTGTTCTCCCTTCGCGAGTTCAGCGCAGACTTCGAGAAACTCGGGCCAGGACGTGATAGGCTGCTGATAGACTTCGAGGGCGTTCAGGCCGGGCTCCGTTGCCAGGAAGATGGCTTCGGGCGCCTGCGATGCGAAGGTGCTCTTCCCTATCTTCGACGGGCCATAGAGCAGAATGGACACATCGTTCAGCGTACTTTTGGGGGGTGTTTTCGCGGTCGGCAATTTCATGATGTCGGAATTCCTTTCTCTTAGAAGACGGGAATGTCTTCCGTGGTTTCGGCCAACTCGGTGTTGGGCGGGACATGCTGGTACAAGTTTTCGATTACGTTGGGGCTGCCGTTTGACCGGCAGAGTGCGAAGTAGGGGCAGGGGCGGCCATAGGTGAAGCATTGCGACGTGTTCTGGTAAAAGACGCCGCGACGGCGCGCGTCAAGAAAGGAGCGGGTCAACTCCCACAGTTCCGCGCGCAGCGTGTCGAAACGGTCACGGGGGATATAGAGCAGTTCGCGGTGGAAGGCGTCCGGTTGGGCATACCAGTCCACAAGGCGCTCCTGGAATTCAGCGTCGGTCTCGGGTATTTTGCGTTTCGCGCTTGTCTTGCCGGTCTTTGAATTGGCGATGAGTTCCGCGCGGCGCGCCTCGTATTCCGCCTCGGTCTCGCCCTGGCGCTGCCGCAGTTTCGCCTTTGCCAGGATGTTGTAAACAACACCGCTGATACGCCAGCCCAGGGCCTTCTCCACGTACCAGGCATACAGATGAATCTGGAAGTCCGTCCAGAGCCGCTCCAGATAACCGGAGTCGATCTGCGAGGCCGTTTTGTGTTCGAGCAGAAAGTACTTGCCGTCCTGCCTGACAATGCCGTCTACCTTGCCCGCGAGCGTGAAACTGCGGGAGGAAGCGCCTGTCGCCGGGTTGATAATGTTTCCCTCAAAGGTTTTCTCCAAGGCAACAACCTCGAAGTCCTCCCCGGGATACCGGCTGGCATAGCCGGTCATCATCGCCGTGGCCAGGTGCCAGTCGGCACGTTGCTTTTCGTCACCGGCGCGTTCCGGATAGGTACGGTCGATGAACGCGATCACACGGTTCAAGTCCTGATGCTGATGCCAGCATTCCAGACAGCCGTGTATAACCGAGCCGAAAGCCAGATTGTGGTCCCGTTCGAGTGGCGCCAGGTGTTGGAGATAGCGCCATTCACAGGCTTTCCGACAGTTACGAAACTTGGACCACATGGAATAGGTAGTCTGCATTTTTTCGCTCATACGGCGGCTCCCGCTGCCGCGGCACGGCAGTTTCCCTGGCCTGTGCAGCTGTGGGCGGGCTCGTGGACAATGTCCACGGCGTCGTCCCCGAACTCGCGCGTCACGAAGCCGGTGAAGATCTTCGCGAGGTCCCCGCCAATGCGTGTGCCTGCGTGAATGACACACACCCGTTCCTTTTTGTCCAGTCGGAACCGGCCGTCCATCCGCACCCGCGTGCGGCCGTGCATGCTCTCCACAGCCAACAGGGCGAGCATCAGTGTCTCTTCGATGTCCCGGACCGGAACCTTGTCCTTGAACTGGTAACAATACCGTTCTGTGTTCATGGGTCTTTCCTTTCTCAGATGGGTTGAGATTCCGTTCCGAGGCCCCGGAACCCGCCGTGGTGTTCATGGCGGTTACTGCTGGTTACTTACCGGAGCCTCGGAAAAACTGTCGGACGTCAGGTCAGGTATTCGTCCAAGCCGGCCTCAACCAATAACTGCCGAAGCTTCTTGATGCGGCTGTATGGGGTTGTGCGCGAGAGTCCCAAGTCTTGCGCTACCTGTCGGACATTGCCGCGCAGCAGACGCTCCCACAGGTCGCGCATATCGTCGGGCAACGTTTCGAGTGCCGCCTGTATATCTACCAGGATTTCTGTGTTTTCTGGCGTGTCGGCAGCGGTGTCCGACATCTGTGCACCGAGTGTTTCCTCGTTCGAGGCGCCGTTGCTACTGGTGGGTTCGTCAAGCGAAGTTTGACATCGTCGCCAATCCCGGCACTGCGCGTATCGCTCAGAGATGAGCGAGGATATCTTGTGTTCGACGATGCGCGCCATAAAGGTGGATTGGCGCGCGCGAAGGGGGTCATACTTCGGCAGCCGGATGATCAAGTCCAGCGCGAGTTCCTGCTCGATGTCTTCGAGGTCCGAGGCCCTAAAGCCGGCCTTGCCAATGATCTGTCGCGCTTTGTTCTTGATGAGGTCTCGGGCATAGTCGCCCAGTTCGTCGTATTGATTCGTGAAAGGCATGAGTTGTCCTCCTCGGCCTGAGGAGGAGGCAAGTGGGCATCGTCGCGGACCGTTAGCAGCGGGGAGACGACAAGACGGCGGAGGCCGTTGTGGAATCGCCTGTCTACCGGTGTGTTCCGGTGCGGCGACACCCACAACGACCTCCGCCATGCGGCCAGTCTGTTGTCTAGTGTCGTTAAAATGTTCTTGCCGTCAGACGACCTGCTCTTCGATGATCATTCCGAAAGGCAGACCGCCCTTGATCTCCAACTGTTTGATGGTTCCGTTACCGAGCCGCTCGAATGTTTCGAACAACTCGATGACATTGCGCTTGAGGGTAAAGTCGTCCAGACCGCTCTCTGGACGGGGCCGGTTCTCTCCGCCGAACTTGATGTGCCGTTCGATCCGGGTCGTCGGCGTAAACGCTGGCTCACCATCCCGGACTTCAATCTGGTGAATACGTCCGAAGTTCATCTCCTGCATCTTCTCGAGAAGACGCGTCCTGGACATGGACAGGCTTTGTTTACTGGCGGGTACTTCTACTACGGTAGTTGTCATAATTGACCTCCAATGTTAGGGTTGCGCGGTCGTCTGGTCGCCGCTGTTATGCGTAAGATCATGCGGCTGCGGGACACCCAAATTGCAGGTCATGTAAAAATTAAACCGGTCAAGTAAAAGAAAACGCGCCGGAAGAAAGCGGCTGTTATCAGGGGCTTTCTACCGGCGCGTTGCGGCATACCGGACAAGTCACAAATTAACCGGTCAAGTGTCTGGTTTCTTCGATTGGTCTGGGCGTATGACGACAGAGTAGGGGTTTAGACGGTAGCCATAGTCACCTTCTCCGATCCCTTTCCATCGCTGGGTCTGGATAATGTCATGGCGGTCAATAGCAGCCCCCGTTTCACGCTTGATGACCTTTTCGATTTTGGCTTGTGTGCGGTTTACCGATTTCCGAACGACGTCAGGGTCTGCATGCTCCTCACCGGTTTCGTCGTAGAGGGCATTACAGAGGGCATCCGTGTTCATCGCCCCGTACTCCTCCAGAGGGGTGCCTGACGTAAGGTCTTCAACAAACTGGCGGTAAAGCATTCTGAAGAGGCGGTTACCGGTTGTGGCGTTTGCGGGAATGACCACCTGCCCGTTGACCTGCACTTCCTTATCTCGGACTTCAATGATAAATACCCGTTCCGGATGTGGGGGAACGACGGGTTCAAAGGCTTGTGGGTAACAGCGCCCCTTGGTATAGATGGGCAAGGCGGCATTACCAGATGCCGAAGGCCGCTGGCTTTCAGATTGTTCTTTGAGGATGGACGGCAGGTCCGCATCGCCGCTGAGCAATTCGGAGAGGGAAACACATCGCAGCCATGCTTCCGGCATGGTTCGCTCGCTTCGGCCGCGTGGGTTTACGCTCATCCAGACTGCCCGATTGTCTTGCGCAATGGCCCACTCCCGGGTCATCTTGGTATTCGCCTCGCAGTAGTCGACCACGCAGAGATAGATCTCGGCTGTGCCCGTCTCTACGCGATAAAACCATGGCTCCATCTCCTTAAAAGTATACTTGGCCTTTGACGAGGTGGTTTCCAGCCAAAGTTTCACGCCCTCGGGGCGAACGTGGCACTGCAATGCCTGAAAGCGCTGCTTGCTCCCTGGATAGACCCGCCGGTCACACGATGGACATTGATATCCTTCGCCCGCCTGGTCGATGGACTCATCCAGGTAGATGCGGCCTGCGCAGTTCCGGTTGCTCGTAAAGCGGAAGTCGCCATCCCTTGGGTTGGCGCAACGCACATATTCTCGGGACTCAACCGTGAGAATACCGAGCCCGGCAAGTTCTTCCGCGGCGTCTTTCGCGTCTGCCTTGAGTTCGAGGCAGGCGCCATCCGTCAGAAGTTTATCCAGTAGATTACAACTCTTTTTTGAAACGTTTTTCCGTTGACAGGACCGGGATGCCATACTCGTCCCTCATATAGTTTTCGAACTTGCGGCGTTCAAACACATTCAGTCGGTGGTCGGAATACCGAACAACGAATTCATCTTCCTCATGCTCTTCTTCCCGTTCGAAGATAATACTCACCCGCTTCTTTGCAAAACGGACCTTGATGCTCTCAATGCAATCGAGATGCCCCAGGAGCCCTCCTACAGCAGTCTCAAAATGCCGGACGGCCGGGCCTATGGCGGTCAGTCCAGCGATCTTGAGCTTTGGCGCACCGTCGAGCGGGGAGTTGGCGAACAGCATTTCCACCCACTCGAGCGTATTATCTTCACCGTGACAAAGTCGGTTGAGCAGACGCTCGAGTTGCTTGGAGTAGGTCAACTCGGTTTCATTGGCATATTCGACAGCCTTGCCAAAGTATCCCGATGCAAGCTGGTTGGCAATCTCCAACGATTCGTTGATGCTCTTCGAGGCAATATTGACTCGCTTCGCGCCAGACTCAAAATCAAGAATGATCCATTCCGGCCGGTGGCCGTGTACAATCTGATTGTCCCGAACAATGTGTTCTGGGCGTTCACCACGGCGAACGAAAACCAGTAAACGGTCATCTAGTTCGATGACGTCCCGCAGCTCGCTCGTTTGCCCATCGCGCAGTACATCATCTGCAACCCCCAATCCCTGTATGGCGCCCGCAGAACGTAGAAATTCCTGGAAGGAGTGCTTTTCTGGTTTACGCGCTTCGGTTGCCATTGTCATGCGTGCAAACCCCGTCCGGTGAATTTTGTCCAGGTGAAAGACTTCTCGGAGCAATCCGGCGTCGTGGCGGAAGAGTGCGAAAAGCAACGCGAGGATGTCATGTCGTTCCTCATTGACGCGACAGGCGTCCACCACATCAGAAGGCAGGCTCCGGCAGGCGAGTTCTTCGATTGCCGCATGGGATTTGCCCCGGCCGAAATGCGCCACCAAAAGATAGGGCGTGAGGGTGCCATTGCACTCAGAAAGGGATGCCCGGCGGTCATCCAGACCGCGGCCTTGTTTAAGACCAAGATTTTGGCATAGAACGCTGGTGCGGCGCTTGTCCAAACTCTGCACCCATTCGCTAAGGGAGCCATTCTCCTCAATACGGCGGAGAATGTCTTCGATGCCCAATTCGAGATCATTCTCCCAGAACTCGATAGGCGGCGCACCAACTTTAGTCATCGTTTCGTTAAACTTTGCTCGCATTTTAATACTCCTTCCATACGTTGGGTCGAACTGATAAGTAAACACTAAACACCTACCGCATGAAAATGCGGTACATAGTCGCTATTTTTGTCTGGGGATTAACCGGAGAAGAGGTCCGGTTCGGGGTGTTCCGCCAATATGAGTTTCAGCCCTTCAAGACGGATTTGCATCGCCTGTCCGGAGACCCGGAAGTGTTCTGCCATATCTTTCGCAACCTGGGTAACAGGGATTGGATACTCCGACTGGGCTTTGATGGCCTCGATCTCTTCGAAGGCCATGTATTGGTCCAGTCCGCCGCGAATTTCCCGCCAGAAATTCATGATGCGGTCTTCGGGCATCAGAAGGTAGCTAGCGAAACGATCTGCCTGCCACTCCATTGATTCTTTCCGTTGACTGCTGCGGCACACGATGGATGGGGCCGTTGAGATGTCGAATAGTGTTGCCTGTTCCGGGATATCCGCAATCTGATGAGCATGCATAACCCAATGCCCAGCCTCGTGGGCGAGGGTAAAGTTGAAACGCCCCTCCATTGCTGGATTCTCCGAGGGCTCCAAGGACTGATCGATAACAACCGTTTTCGACTGAATCCATGTAGCGCCAAGAATATCCTGAGCCCCAAGACGCTTGGAAAGATCGTCTAACTCAAGGGTCAACCCCAAGGTACTCTCGACCACCATGTCAACAGGAATGGCAGTCGAATCATCCATCCCGTACCGGCCGGCATACAGCCCAAGCAGTTCCATGGCCGCCTGTTCGATTTGGTCTGTTGTCATATACTTAATAGGGTACTGCAGGGTTACTTCTCCTTCACCTCATCTTTCTTGAGCATTTGCTCAGTCAATCTTCGTATTTCGGCCTCACTACGGCCGCTGGCAACACGTAGAAAATCGGCCAGCACTTTAGGTTTGTCCTTGATGATGTCCGACAACGCGGGATCAACCTTGCCGGCCAGCGCCAGCAATTCATCCGCATCGCAATCCAACAGATTGGCCATGCGCTTGATATTTTCCGCACTCGGCGGATCAAACTCACCGGTTTCGACCTTGCACAAAAAGGTCGGGCTGATGCCTACCTTCTCAGCAAATTGCCGCAAGGAAAAACTGGGGTCCGTCTTTCGCTTCTCTTCGCGCAGACCGCGTATCCGGTTCCCGAATGCCTTATTACCGGGCATGGTTATATCTACTTTCCATTTTTGTCCAATAAGGAAAGGCGCCATATATCGGCGCCAACTATTGACTGTTTAGGTTATTGTAAACGATTCGGGAAACAAATGTCAATTCGCATTTCCCACGTACAACAGATTGACTGGCGGGTTCACGGTTCGGACATATTTGCTTGCTTCTCGGTAAGTAAACAGCATGGGCTGACTGGCGGCCCATGTGGAAACCATCTGGGAGCAGCAGAAAATGATTGGAATCGAAGAACCACAAGAAATGACTATGGAGGCTCGTCGCCGCGAACTTGCCAGTCTGTTGGCGAAGGGTTTTCTGCGCTTTCGCAAGCGCGTGGACTACAACGAGATTATCCGCCGCTGCGCTACAGAGGGCACATCTTTGGCTTCGGAGGCGCAGTTGCATCTTTCCTCTCAGAATGACTTGATTTCGCCCGCCCAACCAAGCGTTCATTGCGACAGTAATTAACCACGGCTGAGAGCCGGAAAGGAAAATGTAATGACGCTGAACATCCAGGAAGAGGTCGCACGGCTCAATGATATGACCGTAGGGCAACTGCAACGAGAATTCCTGCGGTTGACTGGCGAAGGGACCAAGGCCAACAACAAGGTCTATCTTGTAAAGCGCATCGCTTGGCGCAAACAAGTGCTCGTGGAGGGGGATATCTCCGAAAGAGCGCGTCTGCGTGCTGCGGAACTTGCTAACGAAGCCGACCTGCGCGTGCGGGCGCCGCGCGGCACGTTCGACCCACCTCGACCCGCAGAGCCGGAACGCACCTTTAGGCACCCTTTCACCCCTCGGGACAATCGGCTTCCTGCGTTAGGTGGAATCCTGAGGCGAAACTACAAGGGCACGGATATCGAGGTGCGTGTTATCAAGCAAGGATTTCGCTGCAATGGTAAAACTTACAAGTCCTTATCAGCCATTGCACGTGAAGTCACGGGCACGAACTGGAATGGTTTTGACTTCTTCGGACTGAAGCGATAATAGGAGATTAGCGTGCCCAAACAGACTCGATCTACTGAACCCAATACTCCCCAACGTATTCGCTGCGCCATCTATACGCGCAAGTCTACCGACGAAGGTCTTGACCAGGAATTCAACACGCTGGATGCCCAGCGCGAATCCGCGGAAGCGTACATCGCCAGCCAACGCCACGAAGGATGAATTGCCCTTCCAGACCTATATGATGACGGTGGTTTCACAGGCGGCAATATGGAACGGCCCGCACTGAAGCGTTTGCTCGATGATGTTGAAAAGGACAAGGTCGACTGTATCGTGGTATATAAGGTGGACCGCCTCAGCCGCTCCTTAGTGGACTTTGCTCGCATTATG
This window encodes:
- a CDS encoding DUF2924 domain-containing protein, yielding MTLNIQEEVARLNDMTVGQLQREFLRLTGEGTKANNKVYLVKRIAWRKQVLVEGDISERARLRAAELANEADLRVRAPRGTFDPPRPAEPERTFRHPFTPRDNRLPALGGILRRNYKGTDIEVRVIKQGFRCNGKTYKSLSAIAREVTGTNWNGFDFFGLKR
- a CDS encoding helix-turn-helix transcriptional regulator; protein product: MPGNKAFGNRIRGLREEKRKTDPSFSLRQFAEKVGISPTFLCKVETGEFDPPSAENIKRMANLLDCDADELLALAGKVDPALSDIIKDKPKVLADFLRVASGRSEAEIRRLTEQMLKKDEVKEK
- a CDS encoding ImmA/IrrE family metallo-endopeptidase, with translation MELLGLYAGRYGMDDSTAIPVDMVVESTLGLTLELDDLSKRLGAQDILGATWIQSKTVVIDQSLEPSENPAMEGRFNFTLAHEAGHWVMHAHQIADIPEQATLFDISTAPSIVCRSSQRKESMEWQADRFASYLLMPEDRIMNFWREIRGGLDQYMAFEEIEAIKAQSEYPIPVTQVAKDMAEHFRVSGQAMQIRLEGLKLILAEHPEPDLFSG
- a CDS encoding PD-(D/E)XK nuclease family protein; protein product: MSEKMQTTYSMWSKFRNCRKACEWRYLQHLAPLERDHNLAFGSVIHGCLECWHQHQDLNRVIAFIDRTYPERAGDEKQRADWHLATAMMTGYASRYPGEDFEVVALEKTFEGNIINPATGASSRSFTLAGKVDGIVRQDGKYFLLEHKTASQIDSGYLERLWTDFQIHLYAWYVEKALGWRISGVVYNILAKAKLRQRQGETEAEYEARRAELIANSKTGKTSAKRKIPETDAEFQERLVDWYAQPDAFHRELLYIPRDRFDTLRAELWELTRSFLDARRRGVFYQNTSQCFTYGRPCPYFALCRSNGSPNVIENLYQHVPPNTELAETTEDIPVF
- a CDS encoding DUF669 domain-containing protein; protein product: METTGYPQNEHEDIDLSQFDDDYDSAEVEDREFDTVPDGKYQVMVEHVELSRAKSSGNPMLKWTLKILAPTHAGRLLWRNNVMASKENIKWLKNDLHTCGLELEKLSDLPERLNDLLDLTLEVTKRTRGENENIYLNRRIEIDVNDGEPARDAKGDLIPF
- a CDS encoding ATP-binding protein, which gives rise to MKLPTAKTPPKSTLNDVSILLYGPSKIGKSTFASQAPEAIFLATEPGLNALEVYQQPITSWPEFLEVCAELAKGEHPFKTVVIDTIDVLYRLCADHICQKRGIEHESDGSHGKIYGLIKNEIYRVLTKLAHLPYGLILISHSQDRDLETRTGTVTRTVPTLSESFRQIVIGLVDLILYCDIEAVQNENGQRVCRRVIRTKPSPNYDAGDRFGRLPEIIPLDFPAFAEAFENNNQHGTSAGAGQPNPVPAAKTAKTGK
- a CDS encoding sigma-70 family RNA polymerase sigma factor — its product is MPFTNQYDELGDYARDLIKNKARQIIGKAGFRASDLEDIEQELALDLIIRLPKYDPLRARQSTFMARIVEHKISSLISERYAQCRDWRRCQTSLDEPTSSNGASNEETLGAQMSDTAADTPENTEILVDIQAALETLPDDMRDLWERLLRGNVRQVAQDLGLSRTTPYSRIKKLRQLLVEAGLDEYLT
- a CDS encoding tyrosine-type recombinase/integrase — encoded protein: MESGYDIRTVQELLGRKDVKTTMIYTHVLIRGGKGVKSPVDDL